ACAATCGGTGTTGTTGAATTAGCACCATTTGTTTGCTTGAGCAGTTGAACAATGTCGATAGCACCTAGTTTAGGAAGCTTCAAGGCCGTCATAATCAAGTCAAAACTTACACCGCTAGTAGCCCTACTAACTAATTCATCACCAGCACCAACACTTACAACAGTGCAGCCTAGGTTTTCTAAATCTTTAGTGACTCGATATCTATGAATTGGAATAGGCTCACAAACAAGAACATCCATATGATATCCAATCTCGGAAGTACTGGAGCTCTTACGGCCACTACGCCTCCTGTTTCTCAAAGAGTTAACTCTTGATATAGCCTGCAATCTGTCACTTTCTTCAGCTGAGAGATCACTGGAGTTCGTTCTTTGTGAGAAACTCTTTGATAAAACTCTTTGCCTCGAAAAATATGAGCTTGCTGTGGTGGTATTAGCAGGTGATAATGGCGATTTAAATTTAGTCATCGTAGGTGAATCTGAACTATTTGCTGTCATCTGTTGACTATCCCCAATTATGCTTCCTTTCCTCGATAGTGTGGATGAATCAATGCTAATACTCCGCTCAGGAGAATATGATCTTGTAGAAAATGAGTCTGACCTCAAAAATGTTTTAGGAAAGGTGCTAAATGTTGAGGGTGACCCAGATATGGTAGGTTTGTGCACTTTCAATTTGCCACCGGGTGTATTGTTTGAAGCGTTACTCCCTAGAGTTGATACTGATCCATCTGAAGATGATCCCATCAATGACGCAGAAGAAGTTCTTCTATGTATTCCAGGTTGTTCAGAAAGGTGTTCACTTTTAAGTCTATTTATAGCATCTTTATTAGCTTTATCTAAGGCAGATAAGTTCCTGAAGTTGAAAGATCCAAATTCCGTTTGTGAATCATTCAACTTGCTTGATCTACGATCTCTCATATGTGGAGGTATAGCTAATGATATATTCTTTGGATTGGGTGAATTTTTAGTACTAGTTATAGTTGCACCTGTTCCGTTAGGTGTAGTATATCCCGCTTCTTGAGGCACTGATTCCAGTACGGAAGCAATACTTAGTTTGTTAACTGGAGTGTGCGCACCAAAATCGTGTACACTAATGTTTGAATTGTTTGAGCTCCTATTAGTGGTGTTACTCATTGATAGTTTACGGGATAATATATTCCTCTGATTTGATGGTAGTGAGATATTAGCCGCAGACAAATCAGAAACATCAGTGTTAATACCGTGTTTACCAAACATAATATTGGCATTATCGTTTTCGATATCGTCCCCAAAATCTTGAAGCTCTGCACCCCTAAGATCAAAATAATCTGTATCTTCTGGATTATCTATTGTGGGAACAAAAGAAGCTTCTTCGTCGTAAACATGTTCCCAGTCCACATTCTTGAAATAAGGTTGgtctttgatttcttgaattCCATTTACGCCTAGTCTTTTAGAAGGATCCACAACCAACAATTTTTCGATCAAATCTTTTGCCTCTGGTGTTAAGAATTCtcgttcttcttcctcgTTTTTGAATTCTGGCCACTGAATAACCCctgaaagaattttcttAAATACAGCATCAGGTGTTTCTGCATGAAATGGAGGGTACCCTAAGAgcaattcaaaaaatatgcaACCAACCGACCACCAATCACATTGTTTACTATCTTCACCTTTCCCTTCAATAGTCTCTGGAGCCAAATAATCAGGAGtaccaaaaaatttcttattCTGCTTGCTATCATCAGGATAAAACAATGCCATGTCTGAAGGTGCTGTTGAAAGAGAAGTGTTATTATTAGAGTTGAAATTTGTGTTTGTGGCCGCGATAGCATCTAAAGACAATAAGTCATGAGAAAAAGACTTGTTCTCAGTTAGCGATTTTCTCCTCATTATGTTATTAGTATTGGAATTTTGAGGGTTTACCAAAGGAGGTGTACTAGAACGGGAAATGTCAAGTAGAGAAAATGACAATTGCGACTCGCTTCTTCTTAGGGACGCTGGGAGATCAATGTTTGAATTTCCGTGTGACTTATCCTTCCCACGATAGTAAGAAGGGTAAACAATAGTGTTTGTACTGGGTGTAGGTGTCATCGAGTGAGAATTCGAAGCACTTGAATAGTCTGAGTGGTCGTATTGTTGACCTAGCGATGATTTCTTGCTTCTGTTATATGGCTTGTGGTCTGATGTGAAGCTGTCTGGAGTTGATATCTGAGAAGGATTACTATTGTTAGTATTCATAGTAAAGCTGTTTGTTGGATTATCGATGGGTAAAGTAGAACTAATACTAAGTGACGATTTATGTGGAATGAACTTGTGACGGCGAATTAAACCAGCTCTTGATAAACCGAAATCTGTTAATTTTACATGACCTGCATTATCAATTAATAAATTTTCAGGTTTTAGATCATGATGAATGATCCCATTTTGATGCATGTCGTTTACACCGACGACGATTTCCGTTAGATATTGCTTGGCCCACTGATCAGGTAGATACCCCATCATCTTAATTAAAGTGGCCAAGTCTCCACCGGGCAAATATTCCATTACTAAGAACAGgttatctttattttggAAACTAGCAAATAGTCTTGCAACATATGGCTTGTCACTTTGAACCATCATGATGGCTCTTTCAGATTTGACATTTGTTACTTGATTTTTTGCAATCATATCCGATTTTCTCAGCACCTTTATTGCAAAATAATCTCCTGTGAGTTTTTTACGTGCTAGATAAACACTACCATAGGCACCTTTACTTATCGGTTTCAAGATATCATAATCCTTTATACTAGGTGTCGGTGATTTAACGGTTTGATTTGTAGCCAATAGAAGGGGTGATAATGGCATATTTGGTGAGGTTAGCATTGCATTATTGATGCTATCTGTTCTAGCATGATTGGAAGGATGTTGCTCTGGGGTCAGAAAGTCCTTGGAAAATGTGAAAGGGGAAGACATTGGTGATTTATCTTGGATCAGTTTAAAACTGTTGGTTTGTTGCATGGAATGGCTTGCTAGATTACTAAATGATGGCGAGCCACGCCTTGGCGTCAATGAAATACTCGTCATCAGTTTAGGCAGTACTGAGTTTGTAGAATTATTACTATTGGCCTTGATGCCCGTTGCATTTGTTTGATTAGATGAAATTATGGTAGTATCTGTAGAAGGTGGGGGCTGAAGGAGATCTTTATCTCTCGACAACATTTCATTAGTGCGGTTATCATTATGTATATGCGAGTATTCTATCTTTTGTCTTGGCGTTATGGATCTTGATCTCACCCCCAGTCTTGATGATGAGGAGGAGGGTCTCTCTAAGTTATTAGTCTGAGAATCAGTAGTGTCATCTGTATTATATTGTTTCATGCTACTGGTCTTGCTACCGGTATTATTGTCTCTATCAATAGATATTGTGGATTCGATACTTGGGTTCGGTATGCTGTCGGCATTTAGATACGCGTCAGAGAATAATCCGCTAGAATTGATTTTCCTTTGAGGTGTCGGTAATTTTATAACAGTGTTATTACAACTACGGGGCAAGGGTGAAGGATGCCTAATATCATTGCCATTATGTGTTCCTTCAGTGGATGTGGGGGGGAACGGAATAGGCTCCAAATGAGACTTAGAGCCTGCTTCAAAGGACGTACAATCGCTCCGTTGGACTTGCAAAGGGGTAGAGGAAGAATATATGAGATGTTCTACTTCTGGTTGTTGGGAATGAATTTGAGGCAAGGGGGAATGGAAAATTGACGAAGACCTTATGTTCATTGAGTGTGTTAAAATAGTATGTTTGTttatttcaatttgttCGCGTATCAGTTGGACCACGTAGTTGTTGACCTCATTCTTGATCTTTAAAGAATAAGTCATTGCGTTATCCAACCTCAATACCGCATCCACTTTTTTCCTTGCCAAGTCCAAAGTATCGTGGATCAAAAGAGCTAGCCCAGGGTCCTGATCATCATTAAGGAAAAATCTTGATTGCCATGAAGTGatgttttgaatattgTGATTGGTCCTTGGAGAAAACTGGAAATATGAGTTTAAGCTGATCGTGTCCTTCTGGACGGGGAATTGATCCAACAAAGCATTattgctattattattgtaaTCCTGAGAGAATGTCGAAACGCCATGGTAAAGATCCGGAACCATTTCGCTGGGGTTTATATCAATGGCATCCTGACACAGATCTCTCAGAGAGTCCAAAACCTGGTTAAGAAAGTTTTCGGAACGTACCTGAATCTGGGTGCCCTTATACTCAGAATCTTTATTAAAGTTTGTCAAGATTGCCAGTTGTTCAAGAAGATTATCGTGTAATAGTTGTATAAGCGATTCTGTTCTATGCTCACAAACACAACTTTGTGAGTGGGTCTCCAACCACCAAACGGGGACAAAGTTTTCACAAACCCGGCACAGTTCCACCTTTGGTAACGGTAAATTAAACTCGTCCATTATCATTTCCAATCGTATTCTCTTCAAATACTGTACAAAGATCTTAGCGCCAAACCCGAGCGTCTTAGAAAACTCTTCTGGAAGTTGAATGTCGATGTCGTCACAATTATCGGATAACTGGATGACCATATCGTCTTGAGCGTCTTCGTTGGCATAGAAATCAGACCAATCACTTGTACGGGGTTTGACTATCCACATGGTGTGCGAGGGCAATTGTGTGTGCCCGTCCCTGATTAAAATACCACGAGCTTCCAAGGTGGTCATGGTACTATCGTCTTCATAATTCGTACCACTTTCGTGATCGACGGTCCTTATCTTAAACGTTATCGTGCAACTAGTGTCGTCGTTCATCAGCAGCATTTCCGTGGCCTTTTGAAATACGTCTTTGTCTTGATCGGATCCGAGGATAAGGTCTGCAATGTACGATGCAGAAGAGCCATTGTCATCGACGACTCCTGTGATCGTATTCCATTGTGGAGAGCCATACCGTACTTTACCGTCCAGCTCTAGCTCCAAGAGCATACACGGGTTCTTCTCTGTGGCCAGCTGCAGgtatttttcataattgGAGGAGGTCAATGAACTCTGGTTTGAATTAGATGATATGGGGGAGAGCTTGTTTATGCCAAGCCCCTCTTTCATAGCCTGAGATCCGCCTGCGGTATTATTCGTAAACATCTATTTTTCCTCCACCAGGCTTACCTATTCTAATGATTGAGGCTAGAGAAAGGAATGgggaaaaaaagggaaaaacaCTTGATGAGTTAGGAGTTTAGTATAAGCACCCAACAGAACCTCTACAGCACGACTTCCAGAATTGCTTAAGAGGGTTGAAGAcaaaatatgtatatatacaaatatatacatatatgaAACGGTAGATAATGCAGAAGTTGAAGATGCTGCAATACGAACAACAAC
The DNA window shown above is from Saccharomyces mikatae IFO 1815 strain IFO1815 genome assembly, chromosome: 6 and carries:
- the RIM15 gene encoding protein kinase RIM15 (similar to Saccharomyces cerevisiae RIM15 (YFL033C); ancestral locus Anc_8.34), encoding MFTNNTAGGSQAMKEGLGINKLSPISSNSNQSSLTSSNYEKYLQLATEKNPCMLLELELDGKVRYGSPQWNTITGVVDDNGSSASYIADLILGSDQDKDVFQKATEMLLMNDDTSCTITFKIRTVDHESGTNYEDDSTMTTLEARGILIRDGHTQLPSHTMWIVKPRTSDWSDFYANEDAQDDMVIQLSDNCDDIDIQLPEEFSKTLGFGAKIFVQYLKRIRLEMIMDEFNLPLPKVELCRVCENFVPVWWLETHSQSCVCEHRTESLIQLLHDNLLEQLAILTNFNKDSEYKGTQIQVRSENFLNQVLDSLRDLCQDAIDINPSEMVPDLYHGVSTFSQDYNNNSNNALLDQFPVQKDTISLNSYFQFSPRTNHNIQNITSWQSRFFLNDDQDPGLALLIHDTLDLARKKVDAVLRLDNAMTYSLKIKNEVNNYVVQLIREQIEINKHTILTHSMNIRSSSIFHSPLPQIHSQQPEVEHLIYSSSTPLQVQRSDCTSFEAGSKSHLEPIPFPPTSTEGTHNGNDIRHPSPLPRSCNNTVIKLPTPQRKINSSGLFSDAYLNADSIPNPSIESTISIDRDNNTGSKTSSMKQYNTDDTTDSQTNNLERPSSSSSRLGVRSRSITPRQKIEYSHIHNDNRTNEMLSRDKDLLQPPPSTDTTIISSNQTNATGIKANSNNSTNSVLPKLMTSISLTPRRGSPSFSNLASHSMQQTNSFKLIQDKSPMSSPFTFSKDFLTPEQHPSNHARTDSINNAMLTSPNMPLSPLLLATNQTVKSPTPSIKDYDILKPISKGAYGSVYLARKKLTGDYFAIKVLRKSDMIAKNQVTNVKSERAIMMVQSDKPYVARLFASFQNKDNLFLVMEYLPGGDLATLIKMMGYLPDQWAKQYLTEIVVGVNDMHQNGIIHHDLKPENLLIDNAGHVKLTDFGLSRAGLIRRHKFIPHKSSLSISSTLPIDNPTNSFTMNTNNSNPSQISTPDSFTSDHKPYNRSKKSSLGQQYDHSDYSSASNSHSMTPTPSTNTIVYPSYYRGKDKSHGNSNIDLPASLRRSESQLSFSLLDISRSSTPPLVNPQNSNTNNIMRRKSLTENKSFSHDLLSLDAIAATNTNFNSNNNTSLSTAPSDMALFYPDDSKQNKKFFGTPDYLAPETIEGKGEDSKQCDWWSVGCIFFELLLGYPPFHAETPDAVFKKILSGVIQWPEFKNEEEEREFLTPEAKDLIEKLLVVDPSKRLGVNGIQEIKDQPYFKNVDWEHVYDEEASFVPTIDNPEDTDYFDLRGAELQDFGDDIENDNANIMFGKHGINTDVSDLSAANISLPSNQRNILSRKLSMSNTTNRSSNNSNISVHDFGAHTPVNKLSIASVLESVPQEAGYTTPNGTGATITSTKNSPNPKNISLAIPPHMRDRRSSKLNDSQTEFGSFNFRNLSALDKANKDAINRLKSEHLSEQPGIHRRTSSASLMGSSSDGSVSTLGSNASNNTPGGKLKVHKPTISGSPSTFSTFPKTFLRSDSFSTRSYSPERSISIDSSTLSRKGSIIGDSQQMTANSSDSPTMTKFKSPLSPANTTTASSYFSRQRVLSKSFSQRTNSSDLSAEESDRLQAISRVNSLRNRRRSGRKSSSTSEIGYHMDVLVCEPIPIHRYRVTKDLENLGCTVVSVGAGDELVSRATSGVSFDLIMTALKLPKLGAIDIVQLLKQTNGANSTTPIVAITNYFQEAITSKVFDDVLEKPVNLDELKKLVAKYALKKSQEDEEHTILSDSDETH